The window CTGCCGACATTCCCCGACGGCATGCGTCTTGTTTGGCTGGACCTTGAACGCACCGCTGGCCTGCAAATCGTTTGTTAGGAGTAGAAGGTGGCGTCGATACAAGACCGAGGGAGGGCTACCTTTGGTGTTTCCAGGCGGATTGCCAAGGCCACGTGAGCCATCACGCAAACCGTCGTGTCGTTCTTCAGTAAACGGTAGTCTCCCGCTGTGACGGGGCCGGGCGGCGTGGGCTGGGGCTGGGGTGGAGTGCCGGTGGCGGTCGTTTCGGCGTGGGGAGTCGGCGCCGTCGTGGCGTTGATGGTCGTTTCGGCGTGGGGAGTCGTAGCGTTGATGGTCGAGGGCGCGTGGGAGGTCTCGGACACGGGACTGGTTAACGTCGTAGTCTCGCCGGTCGTGGTTAACGTCGTAGGCTCGCTGGTGGGGATTACCGTCGTGGGTGTGGTTGGTTCGGTGGTCATCACCGTTTGGCTTGACGAAAAGAACTCTCCGGCGGGAGCCATGGTGGCAGGCGGTTTGACATGTTTGGACAGTGACAACCCTGCAAATGTGGGGacaaaaataagacatttgagCACGTGAAGCAGGAAATATTGGGATGAAAGCCACTCGTCGGTTCACAAATGTCAAGTTTCAACTTGGTGTGGGGGagaagaacaaaacaaacaaacaaataacgcTAATCAATGAGTGCCAGCTGACTTTTGAGTCGAAATGCAGCACGATAACGCCACATCCACGCGAGATCAAAAGTCCACCTCCTGTTCGTCAAAGTCGCAAACGAGTACTTGAGGGTCAAATTAGTTCTTGTTGACCGTTTTCAACAAACTTTCCAAGTTTTGTTTGGGAAATAAACGTCAAGGACACGACAGAAAGCGAAAATGAAAAGAAACCGCTGccttagaaaaacaaaacaacatttaaacgCAGTAACAATACGTTTTAAAAAGGACACTTATGGAATTACCTGAGAAAAGGCagcaaaaaagaatgaaaatggcACTTTTCATGGCAGCAGGTGCAGGTAATCGACTGCCAACAACGACGACGATGGACCAAATGACGGTACTGCTCAAAGGCTAGTCAAGCACGCCTTTAAAAGCACGCTCAACAACCGGAAGCGGACACCAGGCGCCAAAATAAAAGGCTACCTTGtcagttttactgcttcaaaaTGTCATTCTTGAACCGTTTTGAGTGGCACCACTCTTTATGACCTAAAGACACAACAAAACGAGTAATCAGACCTTCAAACTATCGGACATTCAAAATGTAAACTCTCCCGTTTGCCTTTATTGTGAAATTAATACCACAAATAGGTCGTGAGACTCGTCTGTAAGTAGTTCTTATGACGGGAGGTTATCAGGAAATGAAACTTTGCACGTTTAGTTGAGGAAAAGGTCAATCTCCTAAAATAATGATTAGATTAGTGCGAATGATCGCTGCCACCCTCTcaatcaaaattgattggacgtcgtCAATTTGTGTAACAATAGTTAGGGTGTCGTGAGTGCTAATCCGCAAATTGGCTGCTCAATTATTGCTATTAGAAGTCAAAATATCAGGAAATTTCCATTCACATCCAAACGAAACTCTTTTAAACACTATTATAGTTACAAGACCCAACCGTGCTCTCTAGCGGAGACGCAGGGTAATGCATAAATTGAATATGGCATTAGAACTGATagtctaaaaatgttatttgtttttaagtcCTGAAAATGTTTCCCCATCACACAATTCAACAATATATATCtgtagctaaaaaaataaaaataaatgtacctAGAAATGCGATGCTAATGACCTTCTCTCCCAGCCAATGGCGAAGGCGCATTATCACGGGCCACGCCTTTCGTGACGCCTCGGAGGGGGGAAGAGAGCGTTGAAAACCATAAAAGGAAAATACTCACGCATGCGCGCTGGTgtcagttttgtttgaagtgaaCTGCCCTTACGAGCTCGCCAGCTCGCCAAGTCGTCCGGCATTTCAATCCAAtcctattttttcttttggtttcgATTCTCCATGCATCGCGGGGAACATGTTAGGCCACCACTACCCCAATGCTGACAAATCGCAACAACTGGCCAACTACGTGGAGGATTATCTGGAATGCGTGGAGTCTCTACCTTTGGACATACAAAGAAATGTTTCCGTGCTTCGGGAAATCGACGCCAAGTACCAAGGTAACGCCATCGAGGGCACTTTTGACCGCGGCGATGGCGGAGGTTGCAAACGGGCTCCGTCTCGGAATGCCTCGTTTCCCAGTTTACGTCAACGCAGCATTAGCGAACTCCTgcaaggggggcgggggggaaaTGCACATTGGCTGGCCCTGTGGGAGATGTGCAAATGTATTCCGACCGTGTTCGATTCCCGGCTAGGTTGGGCTTACCCGATGGCGTTCGGTGTCAATTTATTGGAAAAGTCAAGGGGATGTGAAGATTTTTTTGGCTGCTCCGCCAACTGTGCGAGAGCTGCTGTTGTATGCCCTGCCCCCGTCACGTTATCTCCGTCTCGTCACTTCCGGTGAAAGGCTGTAAGGCGgactgtttgaaaaaaaaatgcttccttttaaaaaaacaaacaaaaaaatagcgcCCTTCTTCTTGCGTCAATCACATAGTaccttttattattactataccACTACCCACTCGAAAGTCATTGGTATCGTGACACGGCTTAACTCacgagctgccattgacattagcagacgtccaatccgcttgCCGTTTTCTCTTTGCAGAAGTGCTGAAAGAGGTGGACGAAGTCTTTGAGAAGTACAAGGCGGAGCAGGATGGCGGCCAGCGCAAACGCCTGCAGGTCCAACTCCAACGGGCGCTCATCATCAGCCAGGAGCTGGGCGACGAGAAGATCCACGTGGTGACCCAGATGACGGAGTTGGTGGAGAACCGCTCGCGCCAGATGGACTCGCATTCCCTGTGCCTCCAGGAACCCTGCGAACCGGAGCGCCCGGCCACGGAGCGCCGCGCCAACGTCCAGGAGCCGCCGGCCGCGACCGCCGTGGCTCCGGCCGGCGGGGGTGGGGGCGGCggcggtagtagtggtggtggtggtggtggtggcggcggcggcggcgccgaccGGGCCTCGGCCCGCCGCCCGCGGCGCCAGCGCAACAGCGAGAGCCGAGACTCCAGCCACCCGTCGGCCAACGGCTCGGTGGCGGACGACGGCGCCGACGAGCCGCCCGTGCCGCTGCCCAGGGAGAAGAAGTCCAAGTccaccaagaagaagaagcgcaAGTCCAAGCAGGAGCGCGACGCCTCGCCGGTGGATTTTGCCATCGACCCCAACGAGCCCACTTACTGCTTGTGCGAGCAGGTGTCTTACGGCGAGATGATCGGCTGCGACAACGACCAGTGCCCCATCGAGTGGTTCCACTTCTCCTGCGTGGGTCTCACCTACAAACCCAAGGGCAAGTGGTACTGTCCCAAATGCAGGGGGGACAACGAAAAGACTATGGACAAAAGTCTGGACAAGAACAGAAAAGACCGCCGTTCCAGGTAGTGACCCACCTCACCTCTACCCACCTGCCCGTCGGTTCAGTTCAGTCCAGTCCAGTCCAGTCCACAAGAGCACAATCCAACGCCAATTAAAAGCCCCTTGCACTCATCCAAGGACATGTCGTGCTgtcacattcattcatgttaTTTCTTTTAGTGAGAactttctttatttttgatgtattaaaaaagaggaaataaatcCAACTAAAGCGACTTTGCCGAGTCGTCGTGCCTTTTTCCAAAATCGGGGTTGGAAACGCCCGTTCGTACCTACCGAGTCGGCCCGGTCGCCATCTTTGATGGCGGTGAGCCTTGATGACAACGTTTGCGGGACGGCCTTGACGACAAAGCGCGATGTCGAAGCCTGGTGACAAAGGGCCGCGATGTCGTACCCCGGCGCCCTTTGTTGGCCTAGGGGTGGACTGGATCGGCACGGCCGGCAAACATGAGTCGTGACAGCCCCACGTTGGGGCCGGGAAACGAAATCCTATCTGTGGAGAAGATCCAAAATGGCATTAAGGATTTTTTCGCCCAGCGGGGGATGCTCGGCGACGATGTCAAGGGTTGTCGTACGGGACAGGTAATGGCTTGTCGtgttttgcctttaaaaaataaaataaactatcTAAAAACTCCAATTGCAGAAGCAAGAAGGGACATTAGGCATTAATACTAGTCCAAAAATCCCCATATCGGAAAGAACCATGAAGTGTTTTTGTAAGATCTTGCTTCCAactgccaaaatggccgccgtgAGGGCATTTTGTGTGCAGTTACCTTTCTAATAATGGCATTTCTGCTTTAGAACATCACTTACAGCCTCAAGGATAAAGATGAAGAAGCCAACATCAACCACATCATCAAGAGCATTGTGGAGAAAAGTACCTTGGATTTGGCCAACTTGAGGCAGCTGATTGTGGTCTGGGACCGGGAGGAGCGCGCCGCGTCCGCCTCCCGCATCGACGAATCGTCCTACGGCGTGCTCACCCAGGAGAAGATCAAGCAGCACCTCAAGGATTTTTTCTCCCAGCGAATCGTCGTGGCCGATCGAGAGGAGGGGGCTTGCGGCGGCGATTCGTCCGCCTTGAAGATATTCGCTCGCTCCGGCGCCGCTCGGGACGCCGACGTTTTGTTCCTCGAGGGAGCGGACGACGGCGACGTCTCGGAGGAACCGGGACCTGGTCGAGTCTCGGAGGAACCGGGACGCGTCTCGGAGGAACCCGGACGCGTCTCGGAGGAACCCGGACGCGTCTCGGAGGAACCCGGACGCGTCTCGGAGGAACCCGGACGCGTCTCGGAGGAACCAGGTCGCGTCTCGGAGGAACCTGGCCGCGTCTCGGAGGAACCTGGCCGCGTCTCAGAGGAACCGGGCCACGTCATTTCTCCCGCTTCGTCGGCGTCCCTCCTGGAGAAGGCCAAGGATTTGATCAGCCAGGTGTTGAACCCGGTGGTGGACAGCATCGGCAAGACCATCGTGGAGAAAGTCAAGATGACCCTGGAGAAAACGGTCAGTATGTGCAGCGACAAGACCAAGACCGAACAATCCCCCGACGGCCCTTCGCCCATGTCCGAGGGGAACTTGACGCCGGAGCGTTACCTCTTGTCGAGCATGAGCGACGCCAGAGCCGAGACCACGACGCCGCGTGCGGACTTCAGGGATCGAGAAGCGCCGGAGGTCAGGCGTCCCTCCACCGGCTTGCCGGAAGAAGCGGTTTGGTCTCGACCCGAGGACCCGGAAACGGACCATCGGGAAGTCGTAGGGTCACTGGAGGGCCGGAGCCTTTCGCAGCGATCGGAAGGGGCCAACCAGGGGACCCCCCGCGACGATCCCACCAGGATTTCGTCCGGTTCACTGGAAAGGACGAGCACGGCCAGTAACCTGGTTCACGACATGGTGGACGTTTTGTGTCTGCCGGATTCGCCGGAACGGAGGTCCTCCGAGGGGCGGCTAGACGGTGTCGCCACCGGCTTGTCGGTCGAAACGGCGCATACGGATCCGGGGTCGTCGCAAGACTTGGTGGAAAAGAGGCCTTCCTCCGACTTCGCGTGGACACGGGGACGTCTTGTCGAGACGGCGTCGCCGGGAGCGGTAGGCGATCTGGAAATGGCGGGGTCACGCGGGACTTCAGAAACGGACGCCGATTGTCAGTGGCAAGAAGACCACCGAGGAGAGAGTTCCCTGGAATCGGTGGATCCCAGCCATCCGTCGCACGATGTGGCAAAGTCGTTCGATTCGGACGGCGATCTCGATTGGCCGGTGGTCAACTTAAATATCTCGCCAGAGGTCGTGGATTCCGACGAGGAGTTCGAATCGAGGCTGTCCAAGAGATCCGATGCCGTAGACGATGACTCGCAATGGCCCCAAGACCAAAGAGTCCGGGCCCAGGAGTCGTTTGACGTCACCAGTCCTTCGCCAGAGGACGCCGTTCGGCGTTTTGATGTCAAGAGCTGTTCCACAGATGCAGCGGACCGGGCCGAAAGCGTATCCCGGTTCTACGACACGGTCGCAGAGACGGCTTTCAATGAAGATTTTGACTGCACATCTACACGGCTCAAGCCGAAATTGTCGGAAGACAGGGTGTCCCGGACCTCTTCGTCGCCGGAGGAAGGCTTGGGGCTCGTCGCCAAGTTGTCGGAGAGCAGGCTCTCGAGGAG is drawn from Stigmatopora argus isolate UIUO_Sarg chromosome 20, RoL_Sarg_1.0, whole genome shotgun sequence and contains these coding sequences:
- the cd68 gene encoding lysosome-associated membrane glycoprotein 1, producing MKSAIFILFCCLFSGLSLSKHVKPPATMAPAGEFFSSSQTVMTTEPTTPTTVIPTSEPTTLTTTGETTTLTSPVSETSHAPSTINATTPHAETTINATTAPTPHAETTATGTPPQPQPTPPGPVTAGDYRLLKNDTTVCVMAHVALAIRLETPKASGAFKVQPNKTHAVGECRQSRSNLTLVFPEGFITFLFNKSTEDSIGYVDTLTFRLNYPLSPASSRFSASNNSLRVLSAKLGHSYSCRSDSFYMGNGLYLDVKDDRVQAFNFSKSNEFGVTDQCAADQPNYSVAIGVGVTLLVLILVVVVVYLLGRRRRADGYQAL
- the ing2 gene encoding inhibitor of growth protein 2; the protein is MLGHHYPNADKSQQLANYVEDYLECVESLPLDIQRNVSVLREIDAKYQEVLKEVDEVFEKYKAEQDGGQRKRLQVQLQRALIISQELGDEKIHVVTQMTELVENRSRQMDSHSLCLQEPCEPERPATERRANVQEPPAATAVAPAGGGGGGGGSSGGGGGGGGGGGADRASARRPRRQRNSESRDSSHPSANGSVADDGADEPPVPLPREKKSKSTKKKKRKSKQERDASPVDFAIDPNEPTYCLCEQVSYGEMIGCDNDQCPIEWFHFSCVGLTYKPKGKWYCPKCRGDNEKTMDKSLDKNRKDRRSR
- the LOC144066246 gene encoding uncharacterized protein LOC144066246; the protein is MSRDSPTLGPGNEILSVEKIQNGIKDFFAQRGMLGDDVKGCRTGQNITYSLKDKDEEANINHIIKSIVEKSTLDLANLRQLIVVWDREERAASASRIDESSYGVLTQEKIKQHLKDFFSQRIVVADREEGACGGDSSALKIFARSGAARDADVLFLEGADDGDVSEEPGPGRVSEEPGRVSEEPGRVSEEPGRVSEEPGRVSEEPGRVSEEPGRVSEEPGRVSEEPGRVSEEPGHVISPASSASLLEKAKDLISQVLNPVVDSIGKTIVEKVKMTLEKTVSMCSDKTKTEQSPDGPSPMSEGNLTPERYLLSSMSDARAETTTPRADFRDREAPEVRRPSTGLPEEAVWSRPEDPETDHREVVGSLEGRSLSQRSEGANQGTPRDDPTRISSGSLERTSTASNLVHDMVDVLCLPDSPERRSSEGRLDGVATGLSVETAHTDPGSSQDLVEKRPSSDFAWTRGRLVETASPGAVGDLEMAGSRGTSETDADCQWQEDHRGESSLESVDPSHPSHDVAKSFDSDGDLDWPVVNLNISPEVVDSDEEFESRLSKRSDAVDDDSQWPQDQRVRAQESFDVTSPSPEDAVRRFDVKSCSTDAADRAESVSRFYDTVAETAFNEDFDCTSTRLKPKLSEDRVSRTSSSPEEGLGLVAKLSESRLSRRASSKAADAFELSEDRTSYKSLSPVEEGVVSTVSESRLSRRDSSKVGDVSKWSEDRLSQKSMSSEEVGIGPKFSEGRLSRDSSKAGDVCKWSDEISQKSSSSEEVGFFPKMQDSRLSRRASSISAVDVRKLSEDRMSRKSASSAEMGISPKWSESRLSRSSSKSSLDVRNFSEGRLSRRPSSKDAMKAISRLSQDRISRRSSSRDSVDVICKSSVEKISRWCLSREAADPEPKLSEEKIPSSRVPGDHQLKSSKDSRSSVSSSDGVKESFEETTEPGKTSPELQAVSSDWNRVKLRRGKRKISWLLEDCPGSFLECISTQPSIRPIFKKLSAMWKTHYGRRKSKRVKSMGERKNLRTRLSVLFKERPPSSLASCIKLAQSPPGDGEDEASGRPPSAQSFENAHNIHSFFENMFIREFSARLEKSLKRGLLDVVNDYNERISRDTNVDKPKPK